The following nucleotide sequence is from Synchiropus splendidus isolate RoL2022-P1 chromosome 1, RoL_Sspl_1.0, whole genome shotgun sequence.
ACTCTGGGTTCAGGTTTGTCCCCAGTATGGGCATGAACTCAGCTAGGACGAGGACAGTAGAGAGAGGTAAGCACGAATAAAACGACATGACTGTTTGAATTAAAGTGGAGGACGTACCGATGCAGGGCTTGACATGTTGGAAACAAGCTTTGGTCAGATCTCCCAGCAGAGCAAATGAGCTCTGGCGCACCTCTGGCATCTTGTCCTGCGTGATCATGAAACCAAGGTGAGTGGAGCAAAGGAGAGCATTGAGCGCAGAAACCCTGAACAAACCTGAACACACTGGaacatgagagtgaggatgttgCTGCGAGCGACCAGCTGCTCGATGGTTCCCCCCAAACCCTCTGCCAGGCCACTCAGAAGGTCTAGAGCCACAATCATGAAGTCTTTGTCCGGGGCTTCGTACTGGTCTGGCTGAGACTGATGCAGCTGAGTGGAGAAGCGAGAAAGAGACGTACGAATTCAATGACCAAAATGCACATCATTAGATATACAGTAtccaaggggaaaaaaaggcaagGGCATTGAGGTCTTatttgctatttaaaaaaaatctagaaaagcAGTCAGAGATTGCAAACCTCTGCCGATAAAGAGCTTTTAGAGAACTAAAACCTAATTCCTTGACAGGGAATGGAACCAGAGTCACAGCAGTGAGAGCACTGAATCCTAAAGCTCGATCAGTGTCAGAACcacaaccaccatcaccaaaggaacctcggccaaagcacaattgtgttaagtcgaaagtcctgtagaaaatccttTTAAGTTTGAGAAAACTTGGAGCTACTGACACTACTGTTACACACATTACTGAGGTCTAAAACAATGACCTGGATGACtcccaaaaatgaataatttgcCACAGGTGCAACAAGTCGCTGAACTAGGAGAGCAAGAAGTCATAAATATGAAATCTGAAAAATCTGAAATCACACTGAGGAGGCACAAAACCATAAACAAATTTGAGCTGAATGCAAGGTAAAATTAAAGACACAAaaattattgaagaaatattagcatatgccaaaaaaaaaaaactaaactgagCTAAGAAAACATGGTGGTGTCATTAAtagatatataatataatagatATAAAAGACTTGTAcgaaaatataaaatgtttcACTCTTAAAGGCCAAAAAGAAAAATCGTAAGAGTTGATTAAAGTCTACTCCATTGTAGGAGTTGTACATTTCAGCATGTACCTGGGAGACCTCTCTACCACAAAACTTAAAGTTACCTCTAGACAGTAAACCCAGTCAAGGCTACTATtataatgagagaaaaaaagctgTAATAAAGTAATACAACAGTGTCTCAAGAACAGAACCAAAAGGTCACAGTCATGTCAGCAACAGTTTCAATTATGAGAAAAAATTTGCTGCGGGAAAGGTCGCCATTATTTAACAGTATTTACAGTAATTAGATCCtcagtctgaattgttttggGAGCTAAAAGGTCGATCACAGAAGATTTTCATGCAGATGTCATCGGGTGCTCAACTGACAGAGGAAAGGGAAAACAATGTCACATGATTCTTAAGTGCTTGTCCACACTCACCATGGACTGTGCCAGTGTCTTCTGCACCAGGTTGACACAGCGCTGGTAGACGGGCTCGCAGTAGGGCAGGAAGCCACTCTGCAAGGCAGTGGCCACTGATGACAGGCACTACAGGTGACGGAGAACAGTGAGACTCAGGGGTTGGTCAAACTTTTGAGGGTTCAATCAAACTCACTTCTAATAAAGGGAAGAGATCTTTGTCTTCATCTTTCAGCTGGTTCCACTTCTGGATCAGAGGAGGCATCAACATCTGGATGTACTCCTGATGGAAGAGAACAACATTTCAATACATATGTGTGGAATTTTTTTAACCACAGAAACTTTGTTTTCCAGGTTTCAAAATGACTATTTTCAGCCAACCATTCAGACAAGGCTTCAGAAACGGTTCTGTGCTTACTGGTTTATTAAGATGGTGTCCCACTGAGTCTGCCAGTGTTCCGATGGCGTCGTACAGAATCAGCAGGTTCTTGTGCTGGTACTTGTTGAAGGCAAACACCAGAGTGTCCAGGATGAAGGCTAAGTATGGGACCAGCTCGGTGCacgcctcctcctccaacgtGGCAAAGGCACTGCCGTTGAGAGAAGACACCAGATGAAGCTCGGGAGAACGTTGAGGCCACGAACCGCAGCTCTCACTCACCTACACGCCGCCTCCTGCACTCGCTTGTTGCTGTCCAGAATGCGCTTCAGCAGCTCAGTCATCAGTGGCTTCAGGTAAATGTCTGGAGGCTGACTCACCACCCAGTGGGCGTAGCGGCTCAGGGTCCAGCAGGTGATTGACCTCACCAGGGCTTTCTTGTCCGACAGACACTGGACCAGATGAGGGATGAGCTCCGGCAAGTATGGGATCATTCCCTGCATGCAGCCTGGACACAAGGACAAGTTCAGAGCAGGAATACATCTTCAGCCACACAATCATGAGTGTTAGTAACCTACCTTCAGCGATGGCCCCCAAAACCAGGATGCCGGACTCCTTGACGACCCACTCGGGGTGGAACAGCAGCTCTTTGAGCAGAGGGAGGATGTGCAGCAGTAGGTCGTCTCTGAACACGTTTGCCAACACGTCCAACGCGGCAGCTGAACACTTCCCTAAAATTGAAGTTGGATCGCTTAAGAATTCCCAGCAAATTTTAATCAAGTTTTTTGACAGTCCTTTAGTGACAGTGGCACATTTGTAGTCTCCTGAAAGGGCAGGAAAATATCGCCCTCATCTTGACATTCTCAGGGCTTAGGATACTTAACAACACCTCCGGTTGTCGAACATGTTTGTGTTATCTGGAATAGCTAACTGTGGGGACTAGCTAAAACAGACCAAGCTGATAACAAGAGAGAAAAAATCTGGAGTTTACAGGGTTTGTGGAAAAAGTGAATCGTGATGACATATTTTGAGACAGAGGCTGTGGGCTGTGATCTGATCAAGGGCAGCAGAAAGGACTGAAAAAGGGTCAGCATTGAGAAGCAACTCACGCAGGTTCCAGTCGGAGATGGTGTCGTCATCATCCAGctcatcatcatcgtcttccTCGTCCTCAATGCCGTCACCCTCGTGTTGCTGGGCGACGGTGCGAGAGCGGTGGAAGCGTGGCCTGATATCTTGCTCGTTGTCAGGAATGGCTTCGTCTTCCTCGATGTCACCCTGAAGACAAAGACATTGAATGTTGAATGTTCTCCGATGGCATTGACACACTCGGGAACGAGTGATCAGATTGTTGCTATAACAACTAGGGCTGGgcaaaaaacaacaatacaCAACATTACAcaaatacttttgtttttttcacaggtCATATCCGTTTCCAGAGAGACAGACGATAAGACAGGCTGAAGCCCACCTCcggctcaacagagcagccgatcaaacaCTATTTTCAAATGTAGACCAAGGACTTGTTGCTGGTTTCGAGTTGCTGATGCTTGCACCACGCTACCAGAAAAAGCCTCATTTGCTTGAGTCTTAGGTCAATCAATCACTGACGCAATTTAGCCCACAAAGTTCACTAAGCTTAATGCAAATAAACTGCTGTGTAAATAAGTGAATAAAACTCCACATAATACATGAATACAACCACAGCcaccactttgaccaaatgtctCTGGGACATTTTCAAAGAGGTTAAGAAGGAAGGTTACATTTTCAAAGATATATTAATAAATCAGACTCACTATATGAATGGCGTCAAGACAAAGAATCCCAATATGAATCCAACCCAAGTATCGGAAACAAAAAttgaagcaggaaaacaaattaTAATGACAACACCATGCGACACCAAATGATAAGACGCTCCCATCCCATAATTTCTGAATATCACGCAATTCATTTTGACACATGGTCATGGAGGAGCATCACCTGTCACCCAGCCTCATATAGATGATTTAAAGCAAGCACAAACATGACAGTGACATGACACAGACCTTGAGCAGGATGATGTCGATCTCCGAGTATTTCATGCCATTCACCAGGACCGGGGTGAGTCTGTGGAGAGGAGAATCGGGAGGTCAAGCCAGAACAGTGTATCAGACTCGGTTTAATGGGACAAGACAGTGAGGGATGTGACAGCCGAGGTCGAGCAGAGGGGGTCTTAATCAGAACAGGGAGCTGAAGGTCTCTCAACGTCCCATGAATCACAGTGTTAATACCTCAGTGTCAGAGGTGCATGAGTGCATGTTGGCTTACTGGGAGAGGTGACCGCACAGAACCTCCTTGCACACTGGCTGCTCAGCCAGAGTCAGCCAGAACTCGCAGGCCTCCAGAGCCACGTTCTCGTCCTGGTCTTGCGTCCTCAGCAGCATGTACTACCAGAGCACAAACAAGAGTTTTAAAACAAAGTATGAGGATCATGAGTCTCTTCCACGAACTCACCTCGATGATGTTGTGCATGTGTGGGAGGAGCCGATCTAGACGGACCTCCAGTAGCATGACTAGAGCTCGACACACGTTCTTCCTCACCTCTGGCTCTTCATCTGTAGCCAGTGCAAACAAGTTCTAAAAGGCAAAAAACAAGATTGATTTTCACTGTAGACCAGGGGAGGATGGGTATTCTCCACTCTGTCACAAATGGTCTCTGAAGTGGGATGGTCAGATACGGCAGACACGAAAGAATCATGGGAGATTTGAGCTTCGGTGTACTTCAACCAAGATGGTACGGCATTAGTTAGTGAGACCTTGGATAGCCAGACAAAATATTCTGGTTTACAGAGAGAGGGAAATCAAGGCCTCTTCACCTGATCCACTGCCCACACCTAACATAACTTCAGATTAACGGTTACATGGAGGCCACCGGGGGCCcaaccttttttaaaaaaaaaaaaaaaagtgccaatCTAATCAGCAGTTAACAAACCTGTGGATTTTACCTCCAGTGGACACTCCATAGAGTTACACATCCAAACCATAAACCCCAACTGTTTCAGTCCACTGACACTTGCCTCAATAAATGGGTCGATGTGCAGCATCAGAGCTTGAGTTCTGCTGATGATGAACTGATTGACACAGGCAATGGCATGAGACCTGCAGAGGCAATGAAAGAAGGGATTGGAACTTCACGAGATTAACATCAACCGGAACATATTTAATTCAAAACAATTGCAGGAAGTGACCTGATCTTTGGGCTGCTGTGTTTGAAGAACTGTAAAAACTTGGGGATCATGATGTTCAATGGGCGATCCAACATGTCGCTGTCCAGTATCTCGGCAGAGTCTTCACAGATCTTCTGTAGAGCACCAAATGCCCCCTAGGGAAGATCAAAGATCAGAATTTACAGACGTTGCCCTGAGCAGGATGACGAAAAACTGGCGAGGAGTCAGTTCCTCAAACGTGAAGAGACATTTGTGACACAATTCTCTCACACAAATTTACTGACCTTCAAATGTGAGCgagaaaataaaatctgaaactAACATAAGCACATATTTAACTTGCATAACACTACGACACTCAAACAAGAGAGTCTTTGATGTGCTTGTCTTAATAACACCAGAGTAGCCTATCATGTTTCTAATGTgatgctgttagcatgttgttgagcctcttcagtgcctctgagtcTATCTAAAGAATGTCCTtcacagtatctgttatgttgagttgttggagtaaacaaatgtttttatgaGGAAAGAATTGCTGGCCACCCTGGCATTGATGACATCTTCTtttaagcaaaacaaaatgtgtgattaatttacCATTAATctcgagttaactcagctttagcgCGATTAAGAATGTGAATCTATTGACAGCAGTAGTAACTTTATACTTATTTGTGTGACAAGAGATAATGAAATGACTTTTCTAAGTTTACATTTCAATGCTAGAATAGACAACATATTGCATAATCTTGATTACCTGTAAACACTGATCCTTTAATGAGTGAATTTATTCCCTGAATGAACACTCAGCCTACATGTATCTGCATTAACACAATAATCAAAATAGAGTATTGTCCACAAATGAGTGAGCAAAATCAGTTACATAGAGTTCAAGTGTCATTATTCACCTTTTAAACAATACCATCTTGATCCTCATGTATATTGTGACCCTAACTTTTGAAGCTCAAAAAGGAAAGCCTACTGCCCACAAATGAGTTTGTGCATCCTGAAATGTGACAGAAGTGTATGCCTCGCAATTGCATTTGGTGAGTAACGTAGTCCGAAAACTGATTTGGGATGCCGCTCCAGATATCGATCCCACTGTTTCATTCAATAACGTGACAATGGATATTCAACGTTGCAGCCTGCTCATCCATGATCCACAACAGCAATCAGCCACTTCTGCTCCAATAACCTTCTCCACAGCCGGGGGAGCGGCAGCGCGAGCGGAACGTTCCGAAATCTGCCCGACACATTGTTCTGCACAGCAGCTGCTCGGCTGAGAGTTAGTATGCACGCTCACAACGGGCTGCAGACACTCACCGCCGCGATGAGACGTAAAGAACGAGACGCAGGATTTGGCACGGCTCTGTCTGAAATTGGTTTCCATAGCAACCGTTCTTAGGCCTTTCAACTGACGGGCATATGGAACGACTGAAAGAAACGTGGAGGATAAATGGAAGAAGGTGACAAGTGGAAGCTCCAAGGTGAAGGCCAACATTTTAAGAGCGCACGTCAGCAAATGTGACTGTCAAAacgactttttctttttcccattAAATATTGTACATGTTCATGAACTGCTATGGCACATCAGTGTAATatttggaggaagaaaaaaaactgaagtaaaTAGAGAAACTACTTGCAGTGGTTTGGAGTTTTaagttttaattattttttttagttttcaatATTGTCGTAGCTATTATTCTGTCATAGTATAAgtgcaaaatgaaatattctgcttttatttccttcccaatacttttttttttaagaaaaggctgaaatatatatttattgtaaaaaaacaataatttcaaTATTTACTATGAAAACATGTGTAAATATGTATTTGAGACTTTTTatgtaatattttaaaaacttAACCAGATTTGAGATTAGGTtaagcattttacattttatttcggCTTCAGCCACAAATTTTAGTGCATCCCTAATACATACAGGACGTTTGttcaaatataaatatcaaTGCAACTACAGTGTCATTCaaacgtcatttttttttaaatcactaaaTTTTCTGAATTAAATCAGTTTGTGGTCTTCAATAATTCTTTGTCATTATTAAATATGTcactacattttattttccatttcattttccctCTTTTTCCCTCTCAGTTGACATGAGACTTGACTTCTGAGTAGGACTGAAAAGAAATCTCAACAGGAAGTTTGCTACATAATCCAATTCCAAGCACTCTGGCTTTGATCAGCTGCACCACTCACATGCCTCGACTGAGGGCTGAACTATCATCCCCTGTCGACAGAGGCAGAACCAGAACTGTGGCAGAGAAACAGGAACAACAATTTGCATATTATCTATACGAGCTGCGTTGTTGACTCAACATGCAGTCAGTTAAAAAAGCTGATACGAGTGCCTTGGCTACATTCCAAGACAAAAAATTCAGGCGAAACAGGGACAGAATGTTTTGTAAAATCTAAAActagaaataaaagaaagaaataatctTAATTCCTAATTAATGTTCATTTTACAGCcaagtttcattttttccataTAGTTTCTCTGTATTTCAGAAAGACCTGTCGTGACTAATATTCTGCCTTTTCCTAACAAACCAAATTTCCACATAGTATTGCCTTCTTAATTACACTTTCAAAATGGTATATTTTAAATACGACCCAtcattaattaaaaataaactaatataaaaaataaaccaataGGAAACAAAAGATGCAAAAATGTGTAACAAAACTTAAATCTAATATTACACATACATGAGGAACAATACTTAAATATAAATTGCAATACTTGCATAATGACTATATTACCAGCTCATTAGAGGGGCTGTAATAAAAGTGTATAAAGCATGGGAGATAACATCTAAGCATAACAAAGTAAGCAATGATCATGGTCATGTCAACCCAGGTCACAAGAGGTCAAACAATCTTCCACATGACTTTGCAACCGTGGAATGAGACATGTATTGATCGAGACGTTTGTGTGCTCGACAGAGTGGCCTTCAGCATTCCCTTGTTGCTCAGACGACCTTCACACAGGACAAACGCATGTCTATTATCACAAAGGCATTTTACACATCGCCACCCTTGGTTCTTTCATAGGGTGCACAGAAGCAAGAACAGAGAATTTAGAGCGATCAAGTGagctctgtgggaggaaaccagagtgcctagaggaaacccacacaagcacagagaACATCTCAACTTCTGAAGGTAGGACTTAACAGCTGCCTCAAGCAATGTTTTATAATTATCAATAGTAATtactaaaactaaaaaaatagatatacTAGGGAGGGAATAATAAATATCGGCATCATACACTGATTCTTCAACCAATGAACAAATCTGACAGACTGTCAAGTAAATAATATGAATGTCAGAATACTGGTCACAGTTTCCTGACTCACTCCAGGCTCTCGACATGATTCTTGACGGCAAGAGATGATGGATTTAATTTCTAAATAACGCGCTGCATCTATCTCCGCCACAGGAAAATGGCATCATTAATCATCTCGCCTTCCAGGGAGACGAGAGTCGGCGTGATGGGGAAGCTGAGCAAAGGCTTCATAAGGGCTGCAGTCCCGGGGAGGAAAAGGCAAGCAGGAATACAATCATTACGGACCAGACGTCCCATATGAGCAAATCTGCAGCAGAGACACGTCAGATTAacttctcaggctgaagattGAACTGGCACCAGGAGCGGAGCGTCTAGCCAGAAGAGCTGCAAGCTCTGTCTGAGGACATCGGGATTTAGTCATCAAATCGAGACGCGTCTGAAATTCAGGCAGCGGGATGTGTCAGTTGTGTATTCTTGTAGAAACTGCAGCATCTCACACTGAATGTGCATCAAAACATTAAATCTTGGAAAGCGAGCCAAATCACCATGGATACCCAGCACAGCCACACATTCAACGACATCATGTCATATATTAAAACACCTGGCTCAGTTCAGGTCGACCTGGCAATATCGCCTGGTTGATTTCTCAAGTGCCCCAAATAACAAAGACATGAGACACCAAGCAACTGATTCTGAGAACCATCCATGTCAATATTGACTGCCAAGCATCATCACGGGGCTGTTTCCGCCACatataaacatgtttaaatgcAAGCcgccacagcttaaatgagagctgccacaccatcagaaaaattatctcttttcaaagatgaaatctcatgcgATCGAACGTgttaaagtggaaacatcaaaacaaacggaTGACATTATACATCATGGATGTGGACATGAAGATGCCGGTTTTCACCGTGTTACTTGCAAGAAAATCCATGAAGaaacataatgactgaagtccattgTTTGCACATCTCAAGTGAAGCATTTGGCACGCATGAGGGGAGCGACGGTGTGGTGCTGCAGTGGCtccaccacagtttcaaaaaatcctggcggaaaccctgcatgATCACAAGTATGTATGGAACTTAGACACATAGCTCCATCTAGTATTGTCGCACTAgtgcaggggtgtccaaaccggACCGGGGTGGAGCAGGTTTCAGTTCTGACCCAACTAGCACAGATAGCatcaccaaccaggtgtctgaagactgtaatcaGTTTCAGCTGTCACCTCACTGGTTAAACTGCATGTGCTTCAACGGTTGGAAtagaaacctgcacccactgctgccCTCTCTGGAACAGTGTGGTAACAAAAATGTGTGAATAAGTCTTTAGATAAAAATAACACCCCAAACAAGTAGCGACCACCCATTGACTATATTTGGGTGTCACCTATAGTGTCGCGAGGCGACGTCTCTTTGAATCATGTTTCCGAGCAAACCCTCCTACATTCCATCAGTGAGCCGATTCCCGCTTTACGCAAGGGGCAATGAGATGAGAGAATATTACACGGGCTGCTCTGTTGACACGTCTACAAACTCTCAAAATGAGGTCGTATGGTTTTTATGCTGAATTCATAATCTGTCACTCCAGCTGTGAGACTGCGTCGGGCTAATAGGGTCAGCAGGAAACCGTGCAGTTGCCGCCGGATCAGTGGGCCACCATTTTTCACATGGCAATGTTCAGACATAGAAAAAGTCAGAGGTCTGATGCACAAACACTCACGACTGGCACGATCCAAACACGTTTTTCATTCAGAGTACTAGTGACTGACTTCAGCACAAAAGGGGTCCTCTGATGCATCTATATATGTTAGCATTAACTACAGAAACAGCAAGACGCCAAGTGTGAAAGAAATATGCTCCTCCATTTAGCATTTAGTTTCAAAAATAAGAATATACACAACAATTCATCAAGACGAGGAGGTGTCGGACGGCGCTATGAAGGCGCAACACTACAAAAGGCAACACTGCGGCATTTGACAAAGCATTGGTAAAAGTTATGTGATTGACGATGGCTGCCACCACATGACGTCACAGAACATGCATATGAATATGCAGGACTGAATTTACTTGCATCCTAAATCTTAAGTCACACTGAAGGTTCTTCTTTCACAGCATGCCTTCATATCAATGTTAAAAATTTCACAACCAAATTTGCACCCAAAGGGTTAAGCTCAGGCTTTCAGCTagtattttgaaacagggcgtccaaagtcCCACCACCAGCCCATTCCGCTCCCGACAAGGtgctttgtaaaaaataaactgtaaacATCAATTTCCACCGAGATGAAGTGAttagtttaaaataataataataatgttacaaTGAAGTGTCTACAGCTTTGTTCATCTCATTGTTTAATCACACAAGACTTCTGTAATGGAGAACCAACCTGGGTGCATCACAGATATCATGTAATGTTAACTCCTTggtcatttcaatatttgcaaGTCGCAGCCAAGTATAAGTCAGTGGACCAAAAAAACTGATTTAACTTAACATACAAAATACacagcagggaacctttgagAAAAACTCAACTTCCTCTGTCAGCTCAAATGGACAAAAAACACTTGGCCTTGAACGACTGACTCACCTCACACGTGTTGTAGTCTTCAGAGTCCAGCAGCTGACAAAGTTTGGGCAGAAGCTCTGGCCAGTTCTGTAGCTCTCCCTTCGAGGCAATCGTGGTGATGAGGATCCCTGTTTGGAGGATTCACAATTAGGAGAACTAGCAGCAAAACTTTTACTGAGGACTTGAAATTGTTCGCACCagcacactggttgaaaaacgATGCCCCCAACACAAACTTGTTTAACCTCTGAGCATTCGTGTATTTAGTATGGATGCTCggatcaatcggccaccgatcatgatcggccgatttcagcgtgatcggtcaATGCCGATCGCTACccgtcattgccgatcacaacaactcatcacgtgtgacagccggcgctctgatgaagcccagCTGGTTGT
It contains:
- the tnpo1 gene encoding transportin-1, producing the protein MECVWKPDEQGLQQIVQLLKESQSPDTSTQRSVQQRLEQLNQFPDFNNYLIFVLTKLKSEDEPTRSLSGLILKNNVRAHFQTFPSEVAEFIKNECLQNIGDTSPLIRATVGILITTIASKGELQNWPELLPKLCQLLDSEDYNTCEGAFGALQKICEDSAEILDSDMLDRPLNIMIPKFLQFFKHSSPKIRSHAIACVNQFIISRTQALMLHIDPFIENLFALATDEEPEVRKNVCRALVMLLEVRLDRLLPHMHNIIEYMLLRTQDQDENVALEACEFWLTLAEQPVCKEVLCGHLSQLTPVLVNGMKYSEIDIILLKGDIEEDEAIPDNEQDIRPRFHRSRTVAQQHEGDGIEDEEDDDDELDDDDTISDWNLRKCSAAALDVLANVFRDDLLLHILPLLKELLFHPEWVVKESGILVLGAIAEGCMQGMIPYLPELIPHLVQCLSDKKALVRSITCWTLSRYAHWVVSQPPDIYLKPLMTELLKRILDSNKRVQEAACSAFATLEEEACTELVPYLAFILDTLVFAFNKYQHKNLLILYDAIGTLADSVGHHLNKPEYIQMLMPPLIQKWNQLKDEDKDLFPLLECLSSVATALQSGFLPYCEPVYQRCVNLVQKTLAQSMLHQSQPDQYEAPDKDFMIVALDLLSGLAEGLGGTIEQLVARSNILTLMFQCVQDKMPEVRQSSFALLGDLTKACFQHVKPCIAEFMPILGTNLNPELISVCNNATWAIGEISIQMGLDMQPYVAMVLHQLVEIINRPNTPKTLLENTAITIGRLGYVCPQEVAPMLQQFIRPWCTSLRNIRDNEEKDSAFRGICSMISVNPGGVVQDFIFFCDAVASWVNPKDDLRDMFCKILHGFKNQVGEENWRRFSDQFPLPLKERLATFYGV